The candidate division WOR-3 bacterium genome contains a region encoding:
- a CDS encoding methyltransferase domain-containing protein: MRGHELPDRPLKARERHQLRKHSFDAGARLYDRFRPGYPEPLFNDLVRMSGIPVAGRILEIGPGTGQATLPLARRGFSITGIELGASMARLCRENLAAFPNVEILNTAFEDWQPVGHDRNRPAISDRVPRADCPEPFDLALSATAFHWIPAKLAFTRCAKVLRPSGSLALLWNFVDVPDNRFYNDLRALYRRIAPQVHLSKPPEERILRQSRKITSSGLFGPVTILRYPWQKEYTADSYIGLLKTMSDHAILAPKVRNEVFRAIRKLIDAHGGSFVRPVIAVLFLAPRRSSAGT, translated from the coding sequence ATGCGTGGGCACGAACTCCCGGACCGCCCCTTGAAAGCGCGCGAACGGCATCAACTGAGAAAGCACTCGTTCGATGCCGGCGCCCGGCTGTACGACAGGTTCCGGCCCGGCTACCCCGAACCGCTATTCAACGACCTGGTACGGATGTCGGGTATCCCGGTAGCCGGCCGCATCCTGGAAATCGGCCCCGGCACCGGGCAAGCAACTCTACCCCTCGCCCGCCGCGGCTTCTCGATCACGGGCATCGAACTGGGCGCGAGCATGGCCCGCCTCTGCCGCGAGAACCTGGCAGCTTTCCCCAACGTCGAGATACTCAACACAGCTTTCGAAGATTGGCAGCCCGTGGGACATGACCGAAATCGTCCTGCGATTTCGGATCGTGTCCCGAGGGCAGATTGCCCCGAGCCCTTTGACCTTGCCCTGTCTGCCACCGCCTTCCACTGGATTCCTGCCAAGCTTGCCTTCACGCGCTGCGCCAAGGTACTGAGACCATCCGGCTCGCTGGCCCTGCTTTGGAACTTCGTGGATGTCCCCGACAACAGGTTCTACAACGACCTGCGTGCACTCTACCGTCGCATCGCTCCGCAGGTGCATCTCTCCAAACCGCCGGAAGAGCGCATCTTACGGCAGAGCAGGAAGATCACGAGCTCGGGCCTGTTCGGCCCGGTCACCATTCTCCGCTACCCGTGGCAGAAGGAGTACACGGCTGACAGCTACATCGGACTGCTGAAGACCATGTCCGACCACGCCATCCTCGCACCCAAGGTCAGGAACGAAGTCTTCCGTGCCATTCGCAAGCTCATCGATGCCCACGGCGGCTCATTTGTCCGCCCGGTCATTGCAGTCCTCTTCCTCGCCCCCAGACGAAGCAGCGCAGGGACATGA
- a CDS encoding T9SS type A sorting domain-containing protein, producing the protein MRQLLVLLVLVSVPLSAATMTRTAKFAQSDLVISSQDGFDNIELPGGVGLIQPGAPRVPRVVEALAIPSGAVPTGVQVTEVEWTTLPGTYKIGPAQPDVPLPQPGKSFTPTLYKQDEAIYGSSQPYPATVAVLTGYGTMGGYRIAHVELHPVRYIPTTGELQVATKLSYRLEHAGGLPAAVATPHQQTLFGDMVRSFVKNARDVNKHAPQVRRATSLSLPSGHYEYVVITDSVMDTVFQRLADWKTAKGVPGTVVRTSYIYANYSGYDNQEKIRNFIKDARTTWGTIYVLLGGQGDYVSNGQNIIPTRMANYGEDEPCDLYYAGLDGTWDFNNNHTYGQLADSADMYSDVFVGRAPVYNVAMARNFVNKVLKYEQDPPTGFIKKMGLYTAILWSSYEERPLQESLARMTPSGWSDQKLYERTSTLSRQAVNDSMKGGVGMGHWNGHGNQSGIYMGSNPFFNSSDADALTNGDKTGIVVSIACDCAAWDWVPNGDCLAEHMVNRVGGGCVATIMNTRYGYGALNQQGQYVPGPSERLDTTFFAGVFYYGAPHTGQALARSKACWAPYADSLYQYDMQRYCIYDLNLIGDPETPLWTADPTALSVSHAGVVNIGNNIPYSVTVTAAMDAPVESAMVCLKKGSEVDVKGWTNSSGQLTLYVSAQTPGQMFMAVNSRNHYIFQDTVTVISSSRYVSHLRSAISDPGPGGNNDSILNPGETVKVPMWVKNWGQLTANSVTAKLRTFDPNAQVTDSARTFGNINAGDSAYTGSNGFGLRVNSGLNNGYPVTCSLYCRDVLDSTWVSVVTYLVGAPVLAKRAVTVVDSAHGGNNNGRIDPNETVDLMIRIGNTGLGHGYNSRAVLKSGDARFTVSDSTASYGLIRKGDSASNASDLFTVHAGSIPPETPVSCTLRYYADGGYTKTEQLTIVVGELRSSDPVPDGPRTPVVYYAYDDGDSLYTKHPAYEWVEINGVGTQLSFSQNDDVTMISLPAAFGPFKFYGQRYTQISISADGWIAGGNYTTGNYTNTQLPSTAAPRAAMFLNWDDLAPATDGSGYLYYYHDTANHRFIVEYDSVEYWNTSGADKFQVIIYDTTVTTYTGDNAFLVQYKTANMYTGATLGIQDQTKVIGIQCLFNGSYHKACEPIAPGRAILYTTDPPTVAVAEEHKPASVPTKLALSVRPNPLRTRVSLSYAVPVAGRVSIKVYDAAGRVVRDLVNEEIAAGRYSATWDGSSADGRRIANGVYFCKLVSPIGARQQKLVVARR; encoded by the coding sequence ATGAGACAGCTGCTTGTATTGCTGGTTCTGGTTTCCGTTCCGCTCTCGGCGGCAACGATGACGAGGACCGCGAAGTTCGCTCAGAGCGATCTGGTCATCTCCTCCCAGGACGGCTTCGACAACATCGAGCTGCCGGGCGGAGTCGGACTGATCCAGCCGGGCGCGCCGCGCGTGCCGCGCGTGGTCGAGGCGCTGGCGATTCCTTCCGGGGCCGTGCCGACGGGCGTGCAGGTCACGGAAGTGGAGTGGACGACGCTGCCCGGGACCTACAAGATAGGGCCGGCCCAGCCGGACGTGCCCCTGCCGCAGCCCGGCAAGTCGTTCACGCCCACGCTCTACAAGCAGGACGAGGCCATCTACGGGTCGAGCCAGCCTTACCCCGCCACGGTTGCGGTACTGACCGGCTACGGGACGATGGGCGGGTATCGCATCGCTCACGTTGAGCTGCACCCGGTGCGCTACATCCCGACCACCGGTGAGCTGCAGGTAGCGACGAAGCTGAGCTACCGGCTGGAGCACGCCGGCGGCCTGCCCGCTGCCGTGGCGACGCCGCACCAGCAGACGCTGTTCGGCGACATGGTGCGGTCTTTCGTCAAGAACGCCAGGGACGTCAACAAGCATGCACCTCAGGTACGTCGCGCGACGTCGCTGTCACTCCCGTCCGGCCACTATGAGTACGTGGTCATCACCGACTCGGTGATGGACACGGTGTTCCAGCGGCTGGCGGACTGGAAAACTGCCAAGGGTGTTCCCGGCACGGTCGTGCGGACGAGCTACATCTACGCCAACTACTCCGGATACGACAACCAGGAGAAGATCCGCAACTTCATCAAAGACGCCCGCACTACCTGGGGCACGATCTACGTGCTGCTCGGCGGCCAGGGCGACTATGTCTCGAATGGCCAGAACATCATCCCGACGCGGATGGCGAACTACGGCGAGGACGAGCCCTGCGACCTCTACTATGCCGGGCTCGACGGCACCTGGGACTTCAACAACAACCACACCTACGGTCAACTCGCCGACTCGGCCGACATGTACTCGGATGTTTTCGTGGGCCGGGCTCCCGTCTACAACGTTGCCATGGCCCGGAACTTCGTGAACAAGGTCCTGAAGTACGAGCAGGACCCGCCCACCGGCTTCATCAAGAAGATGGGGTTGTACACCGCGATTCTCTGGTCGAGCTACGAGGAGCGGCCGTTGCAGGAGTCGCTGGCCCGCATGACGCCGTCCGGCTGGTCCGACCAGAAGCTCTATGAACGGACAAGCACGCTCTCCCGTCAGGCGGTCAACGACTCGATGAAAGGCGGTGTCGGCATGGGCCACTGGAACGGCCACGGCAACCAGAGCGGCATTTACATGGGCTCCAACCCGTTCTTCAATTCGAGCGATGCCGACGCGCTCACTAACGGCGACAAGACCGGCATCGTGGTTTCCATTGCCTGCGACTGCGCGGCGTGGGACTGGGTGCCGAACGGCGACTGCCTGGCCGAGCACATGGTCAACCGGGTCGGCGGCGGCTGCGTCGCCACGATCATGAACACCCGCTATGGCTACGGTGCGCTGAACCAGCAAGGCCAGTACGTGCCCGGTCCGTCCGAGCGGCTGGACACCACCTTCTTTGCCGGGGTGTTCTACTACGGGGCGCCGCATACCGGCCAGGCGCTGGCACGCTCCAAAGCCTGCTGGGCGCCCTATGCGGATTCGCTCTACCAATATGACATGCAGCGGTACTGCATCTACGACCTGAACCTGATCGGCGACCCGGAGACACCGCTCTGGACCGCCGACCCGACGGCCCTCAGCGTCTCCCACGCCGGGGTGGTGAACATCGGCAACAACATCCCGTATTCAGTCACGGTGACGGCGGCGATGGACGCGCCGGTGGAGTCGGCGATGGTCTGCCTCAAGAAAGGCAGCGAAGTGGACGTGAAGGGATGGACCAATTCCAGCGGGCAATTGACGCTCTACGTGTCAGCCCAGACGCCCGGGCAGATGTTCATGGCGGTGAACTCCCGGAACCACTACATCTTCCAGGATACGGTAACGGTCATCTCCAGTTCGCGCTACGTATCGCACCTGCGTTCGGCCATCTCCGATCCGGGGCCGGGCGGCAACAACGACTCGATACTCAACCCGGGCGAGACGGTCAAGGTACCGATGTGGGTCAAGAACTGGGGTCAACTGACCGCCAACTCGGTTACCGCCAAGCTGAGGACCTTTGACCCGAATGCCCAGGTGACCGACTCGGCCAGGACGTTCGGCAACATCAACGCCGGGGATTCCGCCTACACCGGCTCGAACGGGTTCGGCCTGCGAGTGAACTCGGGCCTGAACAACGGTTATCCGGTCACCTGCTCGCTCTACTGCCGGGATGTGCTCGACTCAACCTGGGTTTCGGTCGTAACCTACTTGGTCGGCGCACCGGTGCTGGCCAAGCGGGCCGTGACCGTGGTTGACTCGGCCCATGGCGGCAACAACAACGGCCGCATCGACCCGAACGAAACCGTGGACCTGATGATCCGTATCGGCAACACCGGTCTCGGCCATGGGTACAACAGCCGCGCCGTGCTCAAGTCCGGTGATGCCCGGTTCACTGTAAGCGATTCGACCGCGAGCTACGGGCTGATTCGGAAGGGTGACAGCGCCAGCAACGCGTCGGATCTCTTCACCGTCCATGCCGGCTCGATTCCCCCGGAGACGCCGGTCTCCTGCACGCTCCGCTACTATGCCGACGGCGGGTACACGAAGACCGAGCAGCTCACGATAGTCGTGGGCGAGCTGCGGTCGAGCGACCCCGTTCCGGACGGCCCGCGCACGCCGGTAGTCTACTACGCCTACGACGATGGCGATTCGCTCTACACCAAGCACCCGGCCTATGAATGGGTTGAGATCAACGGCGTCGGCACGCAGCTGAGCTTCTCGCAGAACGACGATGTGACGATGATTAGTTTGCCGGCAGCGTTCGGACCGTTCAAGTTCTATGGCCAGCGCTACACGCAGATCTCGATCTCTGCCGACGGCTGGATTGCCGGCGGGAACTACACGACGGGCAACTACACCAATACGCAGCTGCCCAGCACAGCGGCGCCACGGGCGGCCATGTTCCTCAACTGGGACGACCTGGCGCCTGCCACCGACGGCTCAGGCTACCTCTACTACTACCATGACACCGCCAACCACCGTTTCATAGTCGAGTACGACTCGGTGGAGTACTGGAACACCTCAGGCGCGGATAAGTTCCAGGTCATTATCTACGATACTACCGTCACGACCTACACGGGTGACAATGCTTTCCTGGTTCAGTACAAGACCGCCAACATGTACACCGGTGCCACGCTCGGCATCCAGGACCAGACCAAGGTAATCGGCATCCAGTGTCTGTTCAACGGCAGCTACCACAAGGCCTGCGAACCGATTGCTCCGGGACGGGCGATCCTGTACACGACCGATCCGCCGACAGTCGCTGTGGCGGAAGAGCACAAACCGGCCAGCGTGCCGACGAAGCTGGCTTTGAGCGTCCGTCCCAACCCCTTGCGCACCCGCGTCTCGCTCTCCTACGCGGTGCCGGTTGCTGGGCGCGTGAGCATCAAGGTGTATGACGCTGCCGGCAGAGTCGTCCGCGACCTCGTCAACGAGGAGATCGCCGCGGGCCGGTACTCGGCTACCTGGGACGGCAGTTCTGCCGATGGCAGGAGGATTGCCAATGGCGTGTACTTCTGCAAGCTCGTTTCACCGATCGGGGCGCGTCAACAGAAGCTGGTAGTCGCCCGGCGCTAG